The Drechmeria coniospora strain ARSEF 6962 chromosome 02, whole genome shotgun sequence genome has a segment encoding these proteins:
- a CDS encoding MYB DNA-binding domain protein, with protein sequence MQPWQVGPVPEYVYSNSTHQPNDIHNHPYQADMNRRNERMDFPYGTPQSSMAPQQQQHHPTPVQPPMNVQPPNAQGGPQQAAAQASAPSSRQRKRPAPNAASSPATGGASGAVPANQAQPPATPATPQTGTPSQGQAAADDNATPSSQPPNKKSRTNTPWTPQEELRLKQMRDANNSWAEIAKTFPTRTEGSVKKHWYKDMHYAEFAEDESQALLNAIKEYENNRWKVIGQKVGKPAKACEQYAKEHLPGEKMGSADVCFSIIR encoded by the exons ATGCAGCCGTGGCAGGTCGGCCCCGTGCCGGAGTACGTCTACTCCAACTCCACTCATCAACCCAACGatataca CAACCACCCGTACCAGGCCGACATGAACCGCCGGAATGAGCGCATGGATTTCCCCTACGGAACGCCCCAGTCCAGCATGGCaccccagcagcagcagcaccatcCCACACCCGTCCAGCCGCCGATGAACGTGCAGCCTCCGAACGCGCAGGGTGGTCCCCAGCAGGCCGCCGCTCAGGCTTCGGCTCCGTCGAGCCGCCAGAGGAAACGCCCGGCTCCCAacgcggcctcgtcgccggccaccggcggcgcctcgGGCGCCGTGCCCGCCAACCAGGCTCAGCCTCCGGCGACGCCTGCCACGCCGCAGACGGGTACTCCTTCCCAGGggcaggccgccgccgacgacaacgcGACGCCCTCCTCGCAACCGCCCAACAAGAAGAGCAGGACCAACACGCCGTGGACCCCTCAGGAGGAGCTGCGCCTCAAGCAGATGCGTGACGCCAACAACAGCTGGGCCGAGATTGCCAAG ACCTTTCCCACGAGGACTGAGGGCTCCGTCAAGAAGCATTGGTACAAG GACATGCACTACGCCGAGTTTGCCGAAGACGAG AGCCAGGCTCTGCTGAATGCCATCAAAGAGTACGAAAACAACAGATGGAAGGTGATCGGTCAGAAAGTCGGCAAGCCCGCCAAG GCGTGCGAGCAATACGCGAAGGAGCACCTCCCAGGTGAGAAGATGGGCTCCGCTGACGTATGCTTTAGCATCATCCGCTAA